The following coding sequences are from one Ornithodoros turicata isolate Travis chromosome 1, ASM3712646v1, whole genome shotgun sequence window:
- the LOC135400972 gene encoding putative nuclease HARBI1, giving the protein MEAYNDAQFLVRYRFTKQTVRELLAMVPLHASSDNRGLPLPPMLQLLITLRFYGSGTFQVVAGDLVNVSQPTVFRTVDAVTRLIARHLFRDLVHFPSASEYSEVMKDFYEIAKFPGVTGCIDCTHVRVKSPGGDDAEVYRNRKGVFSINVQVITGPQLQFFNLVASWPGSVHDSRIFDNSRARVLYEEHRVPGLLLGDMGYACFPFLMTPLADPGPKDTPRGRYNKAHIKTRNSVERAFGVWKRRFPCLDMRLQHKPRRAIRIITACAALHNLGRLRKEPDPPCSTALRRTRSSRTRRTRQPAHLPPVDAVQDSMTGTRAREILIQRCFS; this is encoded by the exons ATGGAGGCCTACAACGACGCGCAGTTCCTTGTACGGTACCGCTTCACCAAGCAGACTGTGCGAGAGCTGCTCGCGATGGTGCCTCTTCATGCAAGCAGCGACAACAGGGGGTTGCCGCTCCCTCCTATGCTGCAGCTGCTTATTACGTTGCGGTTTTACGGATCCGGGACGTTCCAGGTTGTTGCTGGGGATCTCGTCAACGTGTCACAGCCCACAGTGTTTCGCACCGTCGATGCTGTAACGCGGCTGATCGCCAGACACCTCTTCCGAGACCTGGTTCATTTCCCGAGTGCGTCTGAATACAGTGAGGTTATGAAGGACTTTTATGAGATTGCAAAGTTTCCTGGAGTGACGGGGTGCATCGACTGTACACATGTGAGAGTTAAAAGCCCCGGCGGTGACGACGCAGAAGTGTATCGAAACCGAAAAGGTGTTTTCTCAATCAATGTGCAG GTGATCACCGGTCCCCAACTCCAGTTTTTCAATCTGGTGGCGAGCTGGCCAGGGTCTGTCCATGACAGCCGCATTTTTGACAACTCTCGCGCACGAGTTTTGTACGAAGAGCACCGGGTGCCTGGACTGCTGCTAGGGGACATGGGCTATGCCTGTTTCCCCTTCCTCATGACCCCCCTGGCAGACCCTGGACCAAAAGACACACCACGAGGCAG GTACAACAAAGCTCATATAAAGACACGCAACAGCGTGGAAAGGGCATTTGGCGTTTGGAAGCGCCGCTTTCCCTGCCTCGACATGCGATTGCAGCACAAGCCTCGTCGTGCCATTCGCATCATTACAGCTTGTGCTGCGTTACATAACCTGGGACGCCTCAGGAAGGAGCCAGACCCTCCCTGTTCAACAGCACTCCGCCGGACACGCAGCTCCAGGACTCGGAGAACTAGGCAGCCTGCACACCTTCCTCCTGTGGATGCTGTACAGGACTCCATGACTGGCACACGTGCAAGGGAGATTCTCATCCAGAGATGTTTCTCTTAG